The proteins below are encoded in one region of Callospermophilus lateralis isolate mCalLat2 chromosome 9, mCalLat2.hap1, whole genome shotgun sequence:
- the Ihh gene encoding indian hedgehog protein: MSPARLRPRLRFCLLLLLLVVPAARGCGPGRVVGSRRRPPRKLVPLAYKQFSPNVPEKTLGASGRYEGKIARSSERFKELTPNYNPDIIFKDEENTGADRLMTQRCKDRLNSLAISVMNQWPGVKLRVTEGWDEDGHHSEESLHYEGRAVDITTSDRDRNKYGLLARLAVEAGFDWVYYESKAHVHCSVKSEHSAAAKTGGCFPAGAQVRLESGARVALSAVKPGDRVLAMGEDGNPTFSDVLIFLDREPNRLRAFQVIETQDPPRRLALTPAHLLFTADNHTEPVARFRATFASHVQPGQYVLVAGVPGLQPARVAAVSTHVALGAYAPLTRHGTLVVEDVVASCFAAVADHRLAQLAFWPLRLFPSLAWGSWTSGEGIHWYPQLLYRLGRLLLEEGSFHPLGVSGAGS, translated from the exons ATGTCTCCCGCCCGGCTCCGGCCCCGCCTGCGGTTCTGCCTGCTCCTGCTGCTGCTGGTGGTGCCGGCGGCGCGGGGCTGCGGGCCGGGCCGGGTGGTGGGCAGTCGCCGGCGACCGCCGCGCAAACTCGTGCCGCTGGCTTACAAGCAGTTCAGCCCCAACGTGCCAGAGAAGACCCTGGGCGCCAGCGGGCGCTACGAAGGCAAGATCGCACGCAGCTCGGAGCGCTTCAAGGAACTCACCCCCAACTACAATCCCGACATCATCTTTAAGGACGAGGAGAACACGGGTGCCGACCGCCTCATGACCCAG CGCTGCAAGGACCGCCTGAACTCGCTAGCCATATCTGTTATGAACCAGTGGCCGGGTGTAAAGCTGCGTGTGACTGAAGGCTGggatgaggatggccaccactcagAGGAGTCCTTGCACTACGAGGGCCGTGCAGTGGACATAACCACCTCAGATCGTGACCGCAATAAGTACGGACTGCTGGCACGCTTGGCAGTGGAGGCTGGCTTCGACTGGGTGTATTACGAATCCAAGGCTCACGTGCATTGCTCTGTCAAGTCGG agcactcggCGGCAGCCAAGACAGGTGGCTGCTTTCCTGCTGGAGCCCAAGTGCGCCTAGAGAGTGGGGCACGTGTGgccctgtcagctgtgaagccagGAGACCGGGTGCTGGCTATGGGGGAGGATGGGAACCCCACCTTCAGCGACGTGCTCATTTTCCTGGACCGTGAGCCAAACAGGCTGAGGGCTTTCCAGGTCATCGAGACCCAGGACCCCCCACGTCGCCTGGCACTCACTCCTGCCCACCTGCTCTTCACTGCTGACAACCACACAGAACCAGTAGCCCGGTTTCGGGCCACATTTGCCAGCCACGTGCAGCCTGGCCAGTACGTGCTGGTAGCAGGGGTCCCTGGCCTTCAGCCTGCCCGGGTGGCAGCTGTCTCCACACATGTGGCCCTCGGGGCCTATGCTCCACTCACAAGGCACGGGACACTGGTGGTAGAGGATGTGGTAGCTTCCTGCTTTGCAGCTGTGGCTGACCACCGTCTGGCTCAGTTGGCCTTCTGGCCCCTGCGACTGTTTCCCAGCTTGGCATGGGGCAGCTGGACCTCAGGCGAGGGCATACACTGGTACCCTCAGCTGCTTTACCGCTTGGGGCGTCTCTTGCTAGAAGAGGGTAGCTTCCACCCACTGGGCGTGTCTGGAGCAGGGAGCTGA